The Candidatus Pantoea soli genome window below encodes:
- the brxC gene encoding BREX system P-loop protein BrxC: protein MDIEQIFEKPLKRNINGVVKAEQTDDASAWIELDEYVITRELEGHLRHFFESYVPATGPERIRMENKIGVWVSGFFGSGKSHFIKILSYLLSNRKVNHDGSERDAYSFFADKIKDALFLADINKAVHHPTEVILFNIDSRANVDDKEDAILKVFLKVFNERVGYCADFPHIAHLERELDKRGQYKTFKEAFLKINGSSWEDERDSYYFISDEMAEALSQATGQSIDASRQWVEQLDKNFPLDINNFCQWVKEWLDENGKNLLFMVDEVGQFIGKNTQMMLKLQTITENLGVICGGRAWVIVTSQADINAAIGGMSSRDGQDFSKIQGRFSTRLQLSSSNTSEVIQKRLLVKTDAAKAALAKVWQEKGDILRNQLAFDPTTTASLRPYTSEEEFIDNYPFVPWHYQILQKVFESIRTKGAAGKQLAMGERSQLEAFQTAAQQISIQGLDSLVPFWRFYAAIESFLEPAVSRTITQACQNGVLDEFDGNLLKTLFLIRYVDVLKSTLDNLVTLSIDKIDTDKVELRRRVENSLNKLEREMLIARVEDKYVFLTNEEKEIENEIRNVEVDFSAINKKLASIIFDDILKNKRYRYPENRQDFDISRFLNGHPLDGAMLNDLVVKIITPKDPTYDFYSSDAACRPYTAEGNGCVLIRLPEDSRVWTDIDLVVQTEKFLKDNAGQRPEQASLLSEKARENNAREKMLRVQIESLLAEAELWAIGERLPKKSSTPNSIVDEAYRYVIENTFGKLKMLHPFNGDINREIHAFLTVENDTELNLGEMEESNRDALREVENWISMGIDYHKPVYLRDVLNHFARRPYGWPEDEVKLLVARLAQKRKISFSQQNNNLELKQAWDLFNNSRRHSELRLHKIRRHDEAQILKAAKIMADVAQQPFNEREEPALVEHIRSVLGAWKQELDVFKAKAEGGNNPGKQEIDEGLRLLNSILNEKEDFALVEKVTTQADALLDFSEDREDLVDFYRKQFNTWQKLGAALQGSFKSNRSALEKDADALKALTELESIWQMPEPYKHLNRITPLIEQVQRVNQQLVEQHRMHALERIDTRIEETRQRLLEAHATAELQNRVLLPMQKARKRAEENHSIPEILAEQHETIALQTEADKQVNQWIDELRKKQQAQLRAANEAKHAAEPQQPYTAEKPAAIQPVPKKTHLVNVSGEMRKATGSEVLETAEQVEKALETLRKTLLATIEAGDRIRLQ, encoded by the coding sequence ATGGATATTGAACAGATTTTTGAAAAACCATTAAAACGTAACATTAATGGCGTCGTAAAAGCCGAACAGACAGATGATGCCAGCGCGTGGATAGAGCTTGATGAATACGTTATTACCCGCGAGTTAGAAGGCCACCTGCGCCACTTCTTCGAATCATATGTTCCGGCAACAGGCCCGGAGCGTATTCGAATGGAGAATAAAATTGGCGTATGGGTTTCAGGCTTCTTCGGCTCCGGTAAGTCACACTTTATCAAGATTCTTTCGTATTTGCTGTCTAACAGAAAAGTCAACCACGATGGCTCAGAACGCGATGCCTACTCCTTCTTCGCAGACAAAATCAAAGATGCGCTGTTTCTGGCTGATATCAATAAAGCAGTGCATCACCCTACCGAAGTCATCCTGTTCAATATCGATTCCCGCGCCAATGTCGATGATAAAGAAGACGCCATCCTTAAAGTCTTCCTGAAAGTGTTTAACGAGCGCGTCGGTTATTGCGCAGACTTCCCGCATATTGCTCATCTTGAGCGCGAGCTGGATAAACGCGGTCAGTACAAAACGTTTAAAGAAGCTTTTCTAAAGATCAACGGCTCGAGCTGGGAAGATGAGCGCGACTCTTACTACTTCATAAGCGATGAGATGGCTGAGGCCTTAAGTCAGGCAACCGGACAAAGTATTGATGCCTCACGCCAGTGGGTTGAACAGCTGGATAAAAATTTCCCGCTGGATATCAATAATTTTTGCCAGTGGGTAAAAGAGTGGCTGGATGAGAACGGTAAAAACCTTCTCTTTATGGTGGATGAAGTCGGCCAGTTCATCGGTAAAAACACACAGATGATGCTTAAGTTGCAGACCATTACCGAAAACCTCGGTGTGATCTGCGGCGGGCGCGCGTGGGTGATTGTTACCTCGCAGGCAGATATCAATGCAGCCATTGGCGGTATGAGCAGTCGCGACGGGCAAGATTTCTCTAAAATTCAGGGCCGTTTCTCCACACGTTTGCAGCTTTCCAGTTCCAACACCTCGGAAGTTATCCAGAAACGTTTGCTGGTAAAAACCGATGCGGCAAAAGCTGCGCTGGCGAAAGTGTGGCAGGAGAAAGGCGATATTTTGCGTAACCAGCTGGCGTTTGATCCAACGACAACAGCTTCGCTGCGCCCGTATACCAGTGAAGAAGAGTTTATTGATAACTACCCGTTTGTCCCGTGGCATTACCAGATTCTGCAAAAAGTATTTGAGTCCATCCGCACCAAAGGTGCTGCCGGCAAACAGTTAGCAATGGGTGAACGTTCGCAACTGGAAGCTTTCCAGACTGCAGCCCAGCAAATTTCCATACAAGGTCTCGACTCCCTAGTGCCGTTCTGGCGCTTCTACGCAGCCATTGAAAGTTTCCTGGAACCGGCGGTAAGCCGGACCATTACCCAGGCCTGTCAAAATGGCGTGCTTGACGAGTTTGATGGTAACCTGCTGAAAACGTTGTTCCTGATCCGTTATGTCGATGTGCTGAAAAGTACTCTCGATAACCTGGTTACGCTCTCAATTGATAAGATTGATACCGACAAGGTTGAGCTGCGCCGTCGCGTTGAGAATAGCCTGAATAAGCTGGAACGGGAGATGTTGATTGCCCGTGTGGAAGATAAATATGTCTTCCTGACCAACGAAGAGAAAGAGATTGAAAACGAAATCCGCAACGTTGAAGTGGATTTTTCAGCGATCAATAAAAAGCTCGCATCAATCATCTTTGATGACATTCTGAAGAATAAGCGCTACCGCTACCCGGAAAACAGGCAAGACTTCGATATTAGCCGTTTCCTCAACGGTCACCCGCTAGACGGCGCAATGCTTAACGATCTGGTGGTGAAGATTATTACACCTAAAGATCCTACGTATGATTTTTACAGCAGTGATGCAGCCTGCCGCCCGTATACCGCAGAAGGAAATGGTTGTGTATTGATTCGTCTGCCTGAAGATTCCCGCGTCTGGACTGACATCGATCTCGTTGTGCAGACGGAGAAATTCCTCAAAGACAATGCGGGTCAACGTCCTGAGCAAGCCAGCCTGCTGTCTGAGAAAGCACGCGAAAATAACGCGCGTGAAAAAATGTTACGTGTACAGATAGAGTCCCTGCTGGCTGAGGCGGAACTGTGGGCGATTGGTGAACGCTTACCGAAAAAATCCTCCACGCCAAACAGTATTGTGGATGAAGCTTACCGGTATGTGATTGAAAACACGTTCGGCAAGTTGAAAATGCTGCACCCCTTTAACGGCGATATTAACCGTGAGATCCATGCCTTTCTGACGGTGGAAAATGATACGGAGCTGAATCTGGGCGAGATGGAAGAATCCAATCGCGACGCCCTGCGCGAAGTGGAAAACTGGATCAGTATGGGTATTGATTACCACAAGCCGGTTTACCTGCGTGATGTGCTCAACCATTTTGCGCGTCGCCCTTATGGCTGGCCAGAAGATGAAGTTAAACTGCTGGTGGCCCGACTGGCGCAAAAACGCAAAATCAGCTTCAGCCAGCAGAATAACAATCTCGAATTAAAACAGGCGTGGGATCTCTTTAATAACAGCCGCCGCCATAGCGAGCTACGTCTGCATAAAATTCGCCGCCACGATGAAGCGCAGATCCTCAAAGCCGCCAAAATCATGGCGGACGTGGCCCAACAGCCGTTTAATGAACGTGAAGAACCGGCGCTGGTTGAACATATTCGTTCTGTGCTAGGTGCATGGAAACAAGAGCTGGATGTTTTCAAAGCCAAAGCCGAAGGGGGCAACAACCCAGGCAAACAGGAGATTGATGAAGGCCTGCGTCTGCTCAACTCGATACTGAATGAGAAAGAAGACTTCGCGCTGGTTGAAAAGGTCACGACCCAGGCTGATGCACTATTGGATTTCAGTGAAGATCGTGAAGACCTAGTCGACTTCTACCGCAAGCAGTTTAACACCTGGCAGAAGCTGGGAGCCGCATTACAGGGCAGCTTTAAATCCAACCGTAGCGCGCTGGAAAAAGATGCTGATGCGTTAAAAGCACTCACTGAGCTGGAAAGCATCTGGCAGATGCCAGAGCCCTATAAACATCTGAACCGTATTACGCCGCTTATTGAGCAGGTGCAGCGTGTTAACCAACAGCTTGTTGAACAGCACCGCATGCATGCATTAGAGCGTATCGATACGCGTATTGAAGAAACCCGCCAGCGGTTGCTTGAAGCGCATGCCACTGCGGAGCTGCAAAACCGCGTTCTGTTGCCGATGCAAAAAGCGCGTAAGCGTGCAGAAGAGAATCACTCCATTCCTGAAATCCTTGCCGAACAGCATGAAACTATTGCGTTACAAACGGAAGCGGACAAACAGGTCAACCAGTGGATCGATGAGCTACGCAAAAAACAGCAAGCACAGCTGCGCGCGGCAAATGAGGCGAAACATGCAGCTGAACCGCAGCAACCCTATACCGCTGAGAAACCAGCCGCTATCCAGCCGGTGCCGAAGAAAACTCACCTGGTAAATGTATCGGGTGAAATGCGCAAAGCGACGGGTAGCGAGGTGCTGGAAACGGCCGAACAGGTCGAAAAAGCCCTGGAAACGCTGCGTAAAACGCTGCTGGCAACCATTGAAGCTGGCGATCGTATTCGCCTTCAGTAA
- a CDS encoding Fic/DOC family protein, producing the protein MSRYHVSSSEGQYEKESGEQVLANKLGIATSDEMNEAELVLLEQLYQSVFEEQFPEGQLSVALLKSWHRRWLGNIYEWAGHERTVNISKGGFMFAPSAQLPKLLNEFDSKYLAQYTPCSGMDEEQLITAIAITHVELILIHPFREGNGRLSRLLADVMAVQGGYKPLDYQSWEQNKTQYISAIHAGLSMDYEPMKHWVSKALRKD; encoded by the coding sequence ATGAGCCGATACCATGTATCCAGCAGTGAAGGCCAGTATGAGAAAGAATCCGGCGAGCAAGTTTTGGCTAACAAGCTGGGAATCGCTACTTCTGATGAGATGAATGAGGCTGAACTTGTCCTGTTAGAACAACTCTACCAGTCCGTTTTTGAAGAACAGTTCCCGGAAGGACAGCTCAGCGTAGCCCTGCTAAAAAGCTGGCACCGCCGCTGGTTAGGTAACATCTACGAGTGGGCTGGACACGAAAGAACAGTCAATATCAGCAAAGGCGGCTTTATGTTTGCCCCCTCAGCGCAGTTGCCAAAACTGCTGAACGAATTCGACAGCAAGTATCTGGCTCAATACACGCCATGTAGCGGTATGGACGAAGAACAACTCATCACCGCTATCGCCATAACTCATGTCGAGTTGATACTCATCCACCCATTCAGAGAGGGAAATGGACGCCTGTCGCGACTGCTAGCCGACGTGATGGCCGTTCAGGGAGGGTACAAACCGCTGGATTATCAAAGCTGGGAGCAAAACAAAACCCAGTATATATCGGCTATTCATGCAGGCCTATCAATGGACTACGAGCCGATGAAACACTGGGTCAGTAAGGCATTAAGAAAGGATTAG
- the mltB gene encoding lytic murein transglycosylase B, with translation MRFKVALLPLICLLAACSSKPAPQQQAAVVPAPKGGFLLEPSHAIQPMFGDFAGNPAAEQFIDQMVTKHGFNRDQLHAVIGQAKRLDYVLRLMDQQAPSYTPPAGPNGAWIRYRNKFITPDNVQNGVAFWNQYQDALQRAQQVYGVPPEIIVGIIGVETRWGRVMGKTRLLDALATLSFSYPRRAAYFSSELETFLLMARTEQDDPLDLRGSFAGAMGYGQFMPSSYKQYAVDFNGDGHINLWDPVDAIGSVANYFKEHGWRAGQTVAVPASGQAPGLENGFKTLYPVSTLAANGLSPQGSLQGNNQASLLRLDLGTSYQYWYGLPNFYVITRYNHSTHYAMAVWQLGEAVAKARQGGML, from the coding sequence ATGCGTTTTAAGGTTGCTCTTCTTCCGCTAATTTGTCTGCTTGCTGCCTGCAGCAGCAAGCCCGCCCCTCAGCAGCAGGCCGCCGTTGTGCCGGCCCCGAAAGGGGGATTCCTGCTTGAGCCTTCACATGCTATTCAGCCGATGTTTGGCGATTTTGCCGGCAATCCGGCGGCTGAACAGTTTATCGACCAGATGGTGACAAAACACGGCTTTAATCGCGACCAGCTGCATGCCGTCATTGGCCAGGCAAAACGTCTTGATTACGTGCTGCGTCTGATGGACCAGCAGGCACCCTCCTATACTCCGCCAGCCGGACCAAATGGTGCCTGGATTCGCTACCGTAATAAATTCATTACGCCGGACAACGTGCAAAACGGGGTCGCTTTCTGGAATCAGTATCAGGATGCGCTGCAGCGTGCGCAGCAGGTATATGGCGTGCCGCCGGAAATTATCGTCGGCATCATTGGTGTGGAAACGCGCTGGGGCCGGGTGATGGGGAAAACCCGTCTGCTGGATGCGCTGGCGACGCTCTCGTTCAGCTATCCACGCCGCGCGGCGTATTTCAGCAGTGAGCTGGAAACCTTCCTGCTGATGGCCCGTACTGAACAGGATGACCCTCTGGATCTGCGCGGTTCATTTGCCGGGGCGATGGGGTATGGGCAGTTTATGCCTTCGTCCTATAAGCAGTATGCTGTTGATTTCAACGGGGACGGGCACATTAACCTGTGGGATCCGGTGGACGCCATTGGCAGCGTCGCCAACTACTTTAAAGAGCATGGCTGGCGCGCTGGTCAGACCGTGGCCGTGCCCGCCAGCGGTCAGGCTCCGGGGCTGGAAAACGGCTTTAAGACGCTCTATCCGGTCAGCACACTGGCGGCGAATGGTCTGTCACCGCAGGGATCGCTGCAGGGGAACAACCAGGCCAGCCTGCTGCGTCTTGACCTTGGCACCAGCTATCAGTACTGGTACGGCCTGCCAAACTTTTACGTGATTACGCGGTACAACCACAGTACACATTACGCCATGGCGGTGTGGCAACTGGGCGAAGCGGTCGCGAAAGCGCGTCAGGGTGGCATGCTTTAA
- a CDS encoding DUF1819 family protein: MNNDKKWIGDLLGGPLMSKESRVIAELMLSDPDENSWQQQIVEQNILQASSSNTAKRYATTIRLRLMMLDKGAWRLIAEGSERERVQLLFIALILHSPIVKDFLDETVNDLRRQFKEKLPSDSWSEFVTNHIRQYPVLTSYSDSSITKMGNNLVKALAEVGYLDTPRRRNLQPLFLLPETKEVLQRLGQQDLISILEGKR; this comes from the coding sequence ATGAATAACGACAAAAAATGGATTGGGGACCTGCTGGGCGGGCCGCTGATGAGCAAGGAGAGTCGTGTCATTGCGGAACTGATGTTGTCCGACCCGGATGAAAACAGCTGGCAACAACAGATCGTTGAGCAGAACATCCTTCAGGCTTCCTCCTCTAATACTGCAAAACGTTATGCAACCACGATCCGGTTGCGCTTGATGATGCTGGATAAAGGCGCATGGAGGTTGATTGCGGAAGGGAGTGAGCGGGAACGTGTTCAACTACTGTTTATCGCCCTGATATTGCACTCTCCAATAGTGAAAGATTTTCTGGACGAAACGGTGAATGACCTGCGCAGGCAATTTAAAGAGAAATTGCCAAGTGATAGCTGGAGTGAATTTGTTACTAACCACATACGCCAGTACCCAGTGCTTACCAGTTACTCAGACTCATCCATTACTAAAATGGGTAACAATCTTGTGAAAGCGCTTGCTGAGGTGGGTTATCTCGATACACCGCGCCGTCGCAATCTGCAGCCACTTTTTTTATTGCCGGAAACTAAAGAAGTGCTGCAACGCCTTGGGCAACAGGATTTGATTTCTATTCTGGAGGGTAAACGGTGA
- the brxB gene encoding BREX-1 system protein BrxB, whose translation MIDPVLDYRLSQIQSRIEEDRFLKNNGSGNEIGFWIFDYPAQYELQVREHLKYLLRNLEKDHHFTHLNVFQVIIDMLTERGLFERVCQQEVKVGPEALKKQLAGPLNQKKIADYIAQKVDLPAQEFVILTGMGNAWPLVRGHELMSALQDVMGFTPLLMFYPGTYSGYDLSPLAGIDSRNYYRAFRLVPEHGPAATLNPH comes from the coding sequence GTGATCGATCCCGTTCTTGACTACCGCCTTTCACAGATTCAGAGCCGCATTGAGGAAGATCGTTTTCTTAAAAATAATGGCTCAGGTAATGAGATTGGTTTCTGGATCTTTGATTACCCTGCGCAGTATGAACTGCAGGTTCGTGAGCATCTGAAATACCTGCTGCGTAACCTGGAAAAGGATCACCACTTTACGCACCTTAATGTTTTTCAGGTCATTATCGATATGTTGACCGAGCGCGGATTGTTTGAACGCGTTTGTCAGCAAGAAGTGAAAGTCGGCCCGGAGGCTCTGAAAAAGCAGCTTGCCGGCCCACTTAATCAGAAAAAAATTGCCGATTATATTGCCCAGAAAGTCGATCTTCCTGCACAGGAATTCGTCATTCTTACCGGTATGGGGAATGCCTGGCCGTTAGTTCGTGGGCATGAACTGATGAGCGCATTGCAGGATGTTATGGGTTTCACTCCTTTATTGATGTTCTACCCTGGCACTTACAGCGGCTATGACCTTTCTCCTTTAGCAGGTATTGATTCACGTAATTATTATCGCGCCTTCAGACTGGTGCCCGAGCATGGACCAGCGGCAACATTGAATCCTCATTGA
- the pglX gene encoding BREX-1 system adenine-specific DNA-methyltransferase PglX encodes MNTNNIKKYAPKARNQFRDAVIDKLTTLGITIDKKGHLQVVDAEIIGETVRYGQFDYHKSSLPRREKLAKCAREQGFDVLVERSAYTWFNRLCAIRYMERHGYLDHGFHVLSHPDNPTGFEVLDHVPEVAESLGLDKARLVEMKLSGNQDEDLYRELLLGQCHALHRAMPFLFEAVDDEAELLLPDNLTRTDSILRNLVDDIPPEDWDQVEVIGWLYQFYISEKKDAVIGKVVKSEDIPAATQLFTPNWIVQYLVQNSVGRQWLQTYPDSPLKSKMAYYIEPAEQTPEVLAQLATITPSSIEPESIKVIDPACGSGHILIEAYNVLKNIYEERGYRGRDIPQLILENNIFGLDIDDRAAQLSGFALMMMARQDDRRIFSREVRLNILSLQESLHLDIAKLWQQLNFHQQSQTGTIGDMFADNTELAHTDSPEYQLLMRTLKLFVHAKTLGSLIQVPHEEEAELKTFLDALYRLEQEGDIQQRAAAKAFIPYIQQAWILAQRYDAVVANPPYMGSKGMNSELKDFARNNFPNSKSDLFAMFIERGFLWLKKAGFNSMVTMHSWMFLSSFENMRANILDNYTIETMVHMSNGVMKIAFGTNATVFRKNYIPAYNGSFSYIENDDINEKGFPKSFPIKNDRLKSSNTIELKKIPGNPIAYWIKDSFKNMFLNGKPFGKIAQAKKGLSTGNNDLFLRNWYEVSYSKINTEKKKNISSQKKWYPLTKGGEFRRWFGNKINIINWENNGADLKNYPGAVIRNPNHYFQPGLTWNDISSGKFSMRYHDEYGIFEGKGPMAFSKDNLILLAYMNSKVAQSFLSFLCPTMNFNIGDISRIPFISLQKSKEEEIKNNTKEILDIYKKDWDSHELSWDYKGHIVCHKTQCPSMKNEYLAWRDQADKIMKKCIYLEEENNYLFVEQYSLQEEIGVSIDKSDITLLSNPYYRYGENLNDAELNSRLVSDNTVEIISYSIGCMMGRYSLDREGLIYAHEGNQGFADLVAEGAYKTFPADDDGILPLMDDAWFDDDVTSRVKEFVLTVWGEEHLQENLEFIAESLCLYAISPKKGESALDTIRRYLSTQFWKDHLKMYKKRPIYWLFSSGKEKAFECLVYLHRYNDATLARMRTEYVVPLLARYQANIDRLNEQIDTSSGGEATRLKRERDSLNKKFNELRSFDDRLRHYADMRITLDLDDGVKVNYGKFGDLLADVKAITGNAPEII; translated from the coding sequence ATGAACACCAATAACATCAAAAAATATGCCCCGAAGGCACGTAATCAATTCCGTGATGCGGTGATCGATAAGCTCACGACGCTGGGTATCACCATAGATAAAAAAGGTCACTTACAGGTTGTTGATGCTGAAATCATTGGCGAGACGGTGCGTTACGGGCAGTTTGACTATCACAAATCATCCCTCCCCCGCCGTGAAAAACTGGCGAAATGCGCACGCGAACAGGGTTTTGATGTGCTGGTCGAGCGCAGCGCCTATACCTGGTTTAACCGCCTGTGCGCAATCCGTTATATGGAACGGCACGGCTATCTCGATCACGGTTTCCACGTATTATCCCACCCTGATAACCCAACGGGTTTTGAGGTGCTGGATCATGTGCCGGAAGTGGCCGAAAGCCTGGGGCTCGACAAAGCACGTCTGGTAGAGATGAAACTTTCCGGTAATCAGGATGAGGACCTTTATCGCGAGCTACTGCTGGGCCAGTGCCATGCGCTGCATCGCGCCATGCCGTTTTTGTTTGAGGCAGTTGACGATGAAGCTGAACTGCTGCTGCCGGATAACCTGACCCGTACCGACTCTATCTTGCGTAATCTGGTGGACGATATCCCGCCAGAAGACTGGGATCAGGTCGAAGTGATCGGCTGGCTGTATCAGTTCTATATCTCCGAGAAAAAAGATGCGGTTATCGGCAAGGTGGTAAAAAGCGAAGATATCCCTGCCGCCACCCAGCTGTTTACGCCGAACTGGATCGTGCAGTATCTGGTGCAGAACTCTGTCGGTCGCCAGTGGTTACAGACCTACCCGGATTCGCCGCTGAAAAGCAAAATGGCTTACTATATTGAGCCTGCGGAACAAACGCCGGAAGTTCTGGCGCAGCTGGCAACGATTACCCCGTCCAGTATTGAACCGGAAAGCATCAAAGTAATCGACCCGGCCTGCGGCTCCGGACATATTCTTATTGAAGCCTACAATGTGCTGAAAAATATTTATGAAGAGCGCGGTTACCGTGGGCGTGATATTCCGCAGCTGATCCTGGAAAATAATATCTTCGGCCTTGATATCGACGATCGCGCCGCCCAGCTTTCCGGCTTTGCCTTAATGATGATGGCGCGTCAGGATGACCGCCGGATATTCTCTCGCGAGGTAAGACTGAATATTCTCTCCCTGCAGGAGAGCCTGCATCTGGATATCGCTAAACTGTGGCAGCAGCTGAACTTTCATCAGCAAAGCCAGACCGGCACTATCGGCGATATGTTTGCCGACAATACCGAGCTGGCGCATACAGACAGCCCGGAATATCAGCTGCTGATGCGCACACTGAAATTATTTGTCCATGCCAAAACGCTGGGGTCGCTTATTCAGGTGCCGCATGAGGAAGAAGCAGAACTGAAAACCTTTTTGGATGCTCTCTATCGACTGGAGCAGGAAGGCGATATTCAGCAAAGGGCAGCGGCGAAGGCATTTATTCCGTATATTCAGCAAGCGTGGATACTGGCACAACGCTATGATGCGGTAGTGGCGAACCCGCCGTATATGGGTAGTAAGGGAATGAACAGCGAACTAAAAGATTTCGCCAGAAACAATTTCCCGAATAGTAAATCTGATTTGTTTGCGATGTTTATTGAGCGTGGTTTCCTATGGTTAAAAAAAGCTGGTTTCAACTCAATGGTGACAATGCATTCATGGATGTTCCTTTCCAGTTTTGAAAACATGCGTGCAAATATTCTTGATAATTACACTATTGAGACGATGGTACATATGAGCAATGGCGTGATGAAAATTGCCTTTGGAACAAACGCGACAGTTTTTCGAAAAAATTATATTCCAGCTTATAATGGGTCGTTTTCATATATTGAAAACGATGACATAAATGAAAAAGGATTCCCAAAATCATTCCCAATAAAAAATGATCGCTTGAAAAGTTCAAACACAATTGAGCTCAAAAAAATACCTGGAAATCCAATAGCTTATTGGATTAAAGACTCATTCAAAAACATGTTCTTAAATGGCAAGCCTTTTGGTAAAATTGCTCAAGCAAAAAAAGGCTTATCAACAGGAAATAATGATTTATTTCTAAGAAACTGGTATGAAGTATCTTACAGCAAAATAAACACTGAAAAGAAAAAAAACATATCCAGTCAAAAAAAATGGTATCCACTTACTAAAGGTGGAGAGTTTCGTCGTTGGTTTGGGAATAAAATAAATATTATCAATTGGGAAAATAATGGTGCAGATCTAAAAAATTATCCAGGTGCAGTTATAAGAAACCCTAACCACTACTTTCAGCCGGGGTTAACTTGGAATGACATTTCTTCCGGAAAATTCTCTATGAGGTATCATGATGAATATGGAATATTTGAAGGAAAGGGGCCTATGGCCTTTTCAAAAGACAACCTAATACTACTTGCCTATATGAACTCTAAGGTCGCTCAGTCATTCCTGTCATTTTTATGCCCCACAATGAATTTTAACATCGGAGATATCTCACGAATACCTTTCATCTCGCTGCAAAAAAGCAAAGAAGAAGAAATAAAAAATAACACAAAAGAAATATTAGATATATATAAAAAAGACTGGGACTCGCATGAGCTATCTTGGGATTATAAAGGCCACATCGTTTGTCATAAAACACAATGCCCATCGATGAAAAATGAATACTTGGCTTGGAGAGACCAAGCTGACAAAATAATGAAAAAATGTATTTATCTAGAGGAAGAAAACAATTACTTATTTGTTGAACAATATTCATTACAAGAAGAAATTGGTGTTTCTATAGATAAGAGTGATATTACACTTCTATCCAATCCTTATTATAGATACGGCGAAAACCTTAATGATGCCGAATTAAATTCCCGCTTAGTTTCGGATAATACTGTTGAGATTATTTCTTACTCCATCGGCTGCATGATGGGTCGCTACTCCCTCGATCGCGAAGGCCTGATCTATGCTCACGAAGGCAACCAAGGCTTTGCCGATCTTGTCGCCGAAGGTGCATACAAAACCTTCCCCGCTGATGACGATGGTATACTGCCGCTAATGGATGATGCCTGGTTTGACGACGATGTGACCTCCCGCGTTAAAGAGTTTGTCCTTACCGTTTGGGGCGAAGAACACCTGCAGGAAAACCTCGAATTTATTGCCGAAAGCCTCTGTTTGTATGCCATCAGCCCCAAAAAAGGCGAATCTGCATTGGATACCATTCGTCGTTACCTTTCCACACAGTTCTGGAAAGATCATCTGAAGATGTATAAAAAACGCCCGATCTATTGGCTGTTTAGCTCCGGTAAAGAAAAAGCGTTTGAGTGCCTGGTCTATCTGCATCGTTATAATGACGCGACGCTGGCGAGAATGCGTACCGAGTACGTAGTGCCACTTCTGGCGCGTTATCAGGCGAATATCGATCGTCTGAATGAGCAGATCGACACATCTTCCGGTGGCGAAGCGACGCGGCTGAAGCGCGAACGCGATAGCTTAAACAAGAAGTTTAACGAACTGCGAAGCTTCGATGACCGCTTACGCCACTACGCTGATATGCGCATCACCCTCGATCTGGATGATGGCGTAAAGGTTAACTACGGCAAATTTGGCGATCTGTTAGCCGATGTCAAAGCTATTACCGGTAACGCACCTGAAATTATCTAA